Within the Acidobacteriota bacterium genome, the region CATTTGCCGCATGTTCCGGTGCTGGTGACGCATCGTTCTGACGGCAGCGGTACGACGGCGATCTTCACGAGCTATCTGGCCAAGGTCAGTCCCGAGTGGCGGCAGCGGACGGGCGCGGGCCTGGCGGTACGCTGGCCGGTCGGCCTCGGAGGCAAGGGCAGTGAAGGGGTGAGCGGGCTGGTGAAGCAGATGCGCGGCACGATCGGCTATGTCGAGCTTTCCTACGCCACCACCAATCATCTCGGCACGGCGCAGATCGAAAATGCCGCCGGCCACTTCATCACAGCCTCAGCGGACTCGGCGACGGCGGCGCTGGCGGCGAGTGCGAAGGTGCTGGAACGCGACCTGCGCACGCCGATCACGAACGCACCCGGCGCGGCCTCTTATCCGATCACCGGGCTGACGTTTCTGATTCTGCCCAAAAATGCCGCGAACGCCGGCAATCAGCGCGCGCTGCGGCAATTTGTCACCTGGGTGCTGACTCATGGCCAAAGCCAGGCACGCGCGCTCGGGTACGCACCGCTGCCGCCGGCGGTGGTGCGGGTGGATTTGGAAGCGCTCAAAGGCTAGTGGCGGTGGAGGTCTTTGAGGATTTCGCGGGCGGCGTTGTGACCGGGGGCACCGGTCACGCCGCCGCCGGGGTGGGCGCCGGAGCCGCATAGGTACAGGCCCTTGAGAGGCATGCGGTAGTTGCCATAGCCCAGGGCGGGGCGGGCGGAAAACATCTGGTCGAGGGTGAGCGCGCCGTGGAAGATGTCGCCGCCGGTGAGGCCGAAGGTGCGCTCGAGGTCGAGCGGAGACAGGGCACGGCGGCCGAGCACGGCGGCTTTGAAGTTGGGGGCGTACTGGGTTACCGTCTCGATCATGAGGTCGGCGACTTCTTCGCGGTGGTCGTCCCAACTGGCGCCATCGGCAAGGACGGGCGCGACGTGCTGGCAGAAGAGGCTGGCGACGTGCCGGCCTTTGGGGGCGAGGGAGTCATCGAGGGTGGAGGGGATGAGCATTTCGATGATGGGCGCGCGCGACCAGCCGAAGCGGCGGGCGTCGAAGTAGGCCTGCTCCATGTACTGGAGCGTGGGCGCCATGATGATGCCGCCGGTGTGATGATCGCCCATGACGGCGCTGGGCAGGCAGAGGAAGTTGGGCAGCTCGGCAAGCGCCACGTTGACGTGGAAGGTGCCGGAGCCGCAGCGGTACTGGCGCATGTGGGCGAGGAAATCGGCAGGGACGGCGCCTGCGGGGACGAGGTGGCTGAAGAGCAGCTTGGGATTGACGCCGGCGGCAACGACGCGGGCGCGGTAGACGGCACCCTGATCGGTGATGGCGCCGGCGGCGCGGCCATTTTCGACGATGACCTCATGCACGGCTTCGCTGACGCGGATTTCGGCGCCGCGCGCTGCCGCGGATTTGGCCATGGCCTGGGTGATGGCGCCCATGCCCCCGACGGCGTGTCCCCAGACGCCTTTTTTGCCGTTGGTTTCGCCAAAGACATGGTGCAGCAGCACGTAGGCGGAGCCGGGCGTGTAGGGACTGGCGTAGTTGCCGACGATGCTATCGAAACCGAAGACCGCCTTGATGGGGTCGGAGTCGAACCAGCCGTCGAGATAATCGCCGGCGGAGATGGCGAACAGACGCAGCAGCTCGCGGCGATT harbors:
- the pstS gene encoding phosphate ABC transporter substrate-binding protein PstS, with product MKTTLLLCLLTLGAVGQTLTGAGSTFIYPIMSRWAAAYEQAHPGVSINYQSIGSGAGIEQVRNRTVDFGASDAALTDEQLKTMPPVIQIAESAGPVCIIYNVPGLRAPLRLTGAALAGIYLGQIRYWDAAPLAAANPGVHLPHVPVLVTHRSDGSGTTAIFTSYLAKVSPEWRQRTGAGLAVRWPVGLGGKGSEGVSGLVKQMRGTIGYVELSYATTNHLGTAQIENAAGHFITASADSATAALAASAKVLERDLRTPITNAPGAASYPITGLTFLILPKNAANAGNQRALRQFVTWVLTHGQSQARALGYAPLPPAVVRVDLEALKG
- a CDS encoding NAD(P)/FAD-dependent oxidoreductase, translated to MANPITCDVLVLGAGHNGLVCAAYLAAAGLKVIVLERRAVVGGAVVTEEFFPGFRNSAAAYTVSLLNPKIIRDLELAKYGLRILERRVSNFLPTADGRYLLVGEGRTAQEVAKFSLRDAERLAGYGSQLEVFAALLRELVLETPPNLPGGGWTKALPELLRAGKFGKRILQLDAANRRELLRLFAISAGDYLDGWFDSDPIKAVFGFDSIVGNYASPYTPGSAYVLLHHVFGETNGKKGVWGHAVGGMGAITQAMAKSAAARGAEIRVSEAVHEVIVENGRAAGAITDQGAVYRARVVAAGVNPKLLFSHLVPAGAVPADFLAHMRQYRCGSGTFHVNVALAELPNFLCLPSAVMGDHHTGGIIMAPTLQYMEQAYFDARRFGWSRAPIIEMLIPSTLDDSLAPKGRHVASLFCQHVAPVLADGASWDDHREEVADLMIETVTQYAPNFKAAVLGRRALSPLDLERTFGLTGGDIFHGALTLDQMFSARPALGYGNYRMPLKGLYLCGSGAHPGGGVTGAPGHNAAREILKDLHRH